In Methylotenera mobilis JLW8, the following are encoded in one genomic region:
- a CDS encoding YqjK-like family protein — protein MSPKRATIAERREKLIQKAASQRALLAEDIAPLGKPLTVAYRGFQLVRYVRQHPILMLGVTTAISVIRPARVLKWLKTGFSALNLARSVSNILVKK, from the coding sequence GTGAGCCCTAAGCGCGCAACCATCGCCGAGCGCCGCGAGAAACTAATCCAAAAAGCGGCGTCTCAACGTGCTTTACTCGCAGAGGATATCGCCCCCTTAGGCAAACCATTAACCGTGGCCTATCGTGGCTTTCAGCTTGTGCGCTACGTCAGGCAGCACCCGATTTTAATGCTGGGTGTCACCACAGCGATCAGCGTGATTCGCCCGGCACGTGTGCTTAAATGGTTAAAAACCGGCTTCTCTGCACTTAATCTGGCACGTAGCGTTAGTAATATCTTAGTTAAGAAATAG
- a CDS encoding phage holin family protein, producing MSDSNSNDGLLGSLKRLTNTCIGIVHTRLELLSTDLEEGRERLISLLAMTFVALFCLCFGMVLLAILIVVLFWDTHRLLVLSLLTGLFIVTGGMIGAMAMRALKSMPRMFEASLAELVKDHQETRD from the coding sequence ATGAGTGACAGCAATAGTAATGATGGGCTGTTAGGCTCACTGAAAAGGCTCACCAACACCTGCATCGGGATTGTGCACACGCGTCTTGAGTTGCTAAGTACAGACTTAGAAGAAGGACGCGAGCGTCTAATCTCTTTACTGGCGATGACCTTTGTTGCCCTCTTCTGCCTGTGCTTTGGCATGGTGCTGTTGGCTATCCTGATTGTGGTGTTATTTTGGGATACACATCGCCTGCTGGTGTTGAGCCTGCTCACAGGTTTGTTTATTGTCACCGGCGGCATGATTGGCGCAATGGCAATGCGCGCGCTTAAATCCATGCCTAGGATGTTCGAAGCCAGCTTAGCCGAGCTGGTAAAAGACCATCAAGAAACTAGAGATTAG
- a CDS encoding DUF883 family protein, translating to MNNNNLPSPVDVSKEQLIADFKVVIADAEALLKATASQGGEAMANLRAKTEESLAVAKEKLADAQEVLVAKTKAAARATDDYVHDKPWHAVGIAAGVGLVIGLLIGRR from the coding sequence ATGAACAACAACAATTTACCTTCACCAGTAGATGTTTCTAAAGAACAATTGATTGCCGACTTCAAAGTAGTCATTGCAGATGCAGAGGCTTTATTGAAAGCAACCGCTAGCCAAGGTGGCGAAGCAATGGCTAACTTGCGTGCAAAAACAGAAGAATCACTCGCTGTTGCCAAAGAAAAATTAGCCGATGCACAAGAAGTATTAGTAGCAAAAACCAAAGCCGCAGCACGCGCCACCGATGACTATGTCCACGACAAACCTTGGCACGCAGTAGGCATCGCGGCTGGTGTAGGCTTGGTCATTGGCTTACTTATTGGTCGCCGTTAA
- the mutY gene encoding A/G-specific adenine glycosylase: MTDFANRLISWQKIHGRHDLPWQNTTDPYAIWVSEIMLQQTQVAAVIGYYSKFMTSFPTIADLANATQDEVLQHWSGLGYYSRARNLHHAAQTIMDEHGGQFPQDFDTIQTLSGIGRSTAAAIASFAFHQVQTILDGNVKRVLARHFAISGWTSSPKVEKALWQLAESLLPQSDMVAYTQGLMDLGATICTRSKPKCTACPLVSSCLAQQQQLTAILPTPKPKKSIPEKNTTMLILRQGDEVMLVKRPASGIWGGLWSFPEWDDSVHQDYTAIARNQFGVSTTVDAPLASISHVFTHFKLHIKPQPLSVNQHALQAREANAIWLTIEDALGAAIPTPVRNILLELSSTVAA; this comes from the coding sequence ATGACTGACTTTGCCAACCGCCTGATTTCTTGGCAAAAAATACACGGGCGGCACGATCTGCCGTGGCAAAACACCACCGATCCCTACGCAATCTGGGTATCAGAAATCATGCTGCAGCAAACCCAAGTGGCGGCAGTGATTGGTTACTACAGCAAGTTCATGACCAGCTTTCCAACCATTGCCGATTTAGCTAATGCCACACAAGATGAAGTACTGCAGCACTGGAGCGGCCTAGGCTACTACTCCAGAGCGCGCAATCTGCATCATGCCGCACAAACCATTATGGATGAGCATGGCGGGCAGTTTCCACAAGACTTTGACACGATACAAACCCTGTCTGGCATTGGCCGCTCCACCGCAGCGGCCATAGCCTCGTTTGCCTTCCATCAAGTACAAACCATTTTGGATGGCAATGTGAAACGGGTGCTGGCTAGGCACTTTGCCATCTCCGGCTGGACCAGTTCGCCCAAAGTTGAAAAAGCACTATGGCAGCTGGCAGAGAGCTTATTGCCGCAGTCCGACATGGTGGCCTATACCCAAGGCCTGATGGATCTTGGCGCCACCATCTGCACTAGAAGCAAGCCCAAGTGTACTGCCTGCCCCTTGGTAAGCTCTTGCCTCGCCCAGCAACAACAGCTCACTGCAATATTACCTACACCCAAGCCTAAAAAGAGCATCCCGGAAAAGAACACCACCATGCTCATTTTGCGCCAAGGTGATGAAGTCATGCTAGTTAAACGCCCTGCTAGCGGCATATGGGGTGGGCTATGGAGCTTTCCGGAGTGGGATGATAGCGTGCATCAGGATTACACAGCAATCGCACGCAATCAATTTGGTGTCAGCACTACGGTAGATGCACCATTGGCCAGCATCAGCCATGTGTTTACCCATTTTAAGCTGCATATCAAGCCGCAGCCGCTCAGTGTTAACCAGCATGCGTTGCAAGCACGCGAAGCCAATGCCATCTGGCTAACGATTGAAGATGCGCTGGGAGCCGCCATCCCCACGCCAGTACGCAATATCCTGTTAGAACTAAGCAGCACTGTGGCTGCATGA
- a CDS encoding AsmA family protein yields the protein MKKLLKYGLYGFAGVLALLVLAVAVIAATFNPNDYKPLIIKLVQEKKQRTLHLEGDIKLAFWPKIGADLGKLSISEHNSEQTFASIQGAKVALALLPLLKKELVVDTIYIDGAQANIIKYKDGTTNFDDLLSKDEEESEQIKFDVDGVKVTNSAVTYSDEGTGAKYALSKFNLSAGHVALAQPFDLATDFSATANQPAVAVDVKLKGNFLADPEAKHFAAKGLDATIKGDVAGGKDVTVSMSGDVDAKPETREFLIDSLKLALTGQFDGAKVALDLNAPALVAQKDEVTSKKISVSLSQEKASDSFKANLVLADIKGSPKALQSSGISGDISGTQGKRSINGKFSSPFQGNLESLIFDLPKFAGNIDIKDPAIPNGSAKVNFDLSLHADAEQEQVHSKFLMNVDNTKLNGNVALANFKKPNIQFNLTADALDLNKLLGAKPAQKAETKQASTASQKPADMSALGNLLLDGKINIGQISYDKYRLSGLNVNVKADGQKLALTGLNVKFDDSQIKGGLGISQFHKPLYSFDLDIDQLNLDKYVIASDKPATETKASTGASSADAPLDLSALKALNANGSIRIGNLRYGKTKASNVRVDLKAADGVATIAPLSANLYQGSMNGSLKVDARSTPSIAFKQDMKGIAIGPLLVDAINNDMLDGKGALSLDVTASGNTVGAMKKALNGTSSLQLADGAVKGIDIAGTIRNAKSKINIFKDKSSIGADQTQKTDFSELTASFNIKNGVAHNEDLAMKAPILRLAKGDSRGDIDIANENINYLAKPTIVKSLKGQGGAELDSLAGVSIPVKVTGTFSAPKYGIDFAALGTAIAKSNLIDKIGGDKAGAVKALVGGEGNKVDALKGLLNKDKPADKATAPADGAAEQPKSAEQLAKEKAEEKLKKMFKF from the coding sequence ATGAAAAAATTATTGAAATACGGTCTTTATGGCTTTGCCGGCGTGCTTGCTTTGCTGGTGTTGGCTGTTGCCGTCATCGCTGCCACATTCAACCCCAATGATTACAAGCCGCTCATCATCAAGCTAGTGCAAGAGAAAAAACAGCGCACACTGCATCTTGAGGGCGATATCAAACTCGCTTTCTGGCCAAAAATTGGGGCGGATCTAGGTAAACTTTCCATTTCTGAACACAACTCTGAGCAAACTTTCGCCTCGATTCAGGGCGCAAAAGTGGCGCTGGCACTGCTGCCTTTGCTGAAAAAAGAGCTAGTGGTAGATACCATCTACATTGATGGTGCCCAAGCCAACATTATTAAATATAAAGACGGCACCACTAACTTTGATGACTTGCTCAGCAAGGACGAGGAAGAGTCTGAGCAAATTAAATTTGATGTAGATGGCGTTAAGGTCACCAACTCTGCCGTGACTTATAGCGATGAAGGCACAGGTGCAAAATATGCACTATCTAAATTTAATTTAAGCGCGGGTCATGTTGCATTAGCACAGCCATTTGATTTAGCCACAGACTTTAGCGCAACTGCAAACCAGCCTGCTGTGGCAGTGGATGTAAAACTAAAGGGTAATTTTCTGGCAGACCCGGAAGCTAAGCACTTTGCCGCAAAAGGCTTGGACGCCACCATTAAAGGCGACGTAGCAGGCGGAAAAGATGTCACCGTCAGTATGAGCGGTGATGTTGATGCCAAACCGGAAACACGCGAGTTCTTGATTGACAGCTTAAAGTTAGCCTTAACCGGCCAGTTTGACGGTGCCAAAGTGGCACTAGACCTAAATGCACCGGCACTGGTTGCGCAAAAAGACGAAGTCACCAGCAAAAAAATCAGCGTGAGCTTAAGCCAAGAGAAGGCCAGCGACAGCTTTAAAGCCAACTTGGTACTGGCTGATATCAAAGGCTCGCCTAAAGCATTACAAAGCAGCGGCATCAGCGGCGATATTAGCGGCACTCAGGGTAAACGCAGCATTAACGGTAAGTTTTCATCTCCGTTCCAGGGCAACCTTGAAAGCCTGATTTTTGACCTACCTAAGTTTGCCGGCAATATCGACATTAAAGATCCGGCGATTCCTAACGGCAGCGCCAAGGTGAATTTTGATTTAAGCCTGCATGCAGATGCCGAACAAGAGCAAGTACACAGCAAGTTCTTGATGAATGTGGATAACACTAAACTCAATGGTAACGTAGCGCTCGCTAACTTTAAAAAACCCAATATTCAGTTTAATTTAACGGCAGACGCCTTAGACTTAAACAAGCTTTTAGGTGCCAAACCAGCGCAAAAAGCCGAAACCAAGCAAGCTAGCACTGCCAGCCAAAAACCTGCAGACATGTCGGCGCTGGGCAACTTGCTGTTAGACGGTAAAATCAATATCGGCCAAATTAGCTACGATAAATATCGTTTATCTGGCCTCAATGTTAACGTGAAAGCCGATGGTCAAAAACTAGCACTGACCGGCCTCAACGTGAAATTTGACGACAGCCAAATCAAGGGTGGCTTAGGCATTAGCCAGTTTCATAAACCGTTGTACAGCTTTGACCTCGACATTGACCAGCTCAATCTGGATAAATACGTGATTGCCAGCGACAAACCGGCAACGGAAACCAAAGCTAGCACTGGCGCCAGCAGCGCCGATGCGCCGCTGGACCTGAGCGCGCTGAAAGCATTGAATGCCAATGGCTCTATCCGTATTGGCAACTTAAGATACGGTAAAACCAAGGCATCCAACGTGCGGGTAGATTTAAAAGCGGCGGATGGCGTGGCGACCATTGCCCCGCTTTCTGCAAATTTGTATCAAGGCAGTATGAATGGCTCGCTTAAGGTAGACGCGCGCAGCACACCCAGTATCGCCTTTAAGCAAGATATGAAGGGCATTGCCATTGGCCCGTTACTGGTCGATGCCATCAATAATGATATGTTGGACGGTAAAGGCGCGTTGAGCCTAGACGTCACCGCCTCAGGCAATACAGTAGGCGCGATGAAGAAAGCACTCAATGGCACATCTTCACTGCAATTGGCGGATGGTGCAGTCAAAGGTATCGACATTGCTGGCACCATTCGCAATGCCAAATCTAAAATCAATATTTTCAAAGACAAAAGCAGTATAGGTGCTGACCAAACGCAAAAAACTGACTTCAGCGAACTCACCGCATCATTTAATATTAAAAATGGCGTTGCCCACAACGAAGACCTGGCCATGAAAGCCCCGATTTTGCGCCTAGCCAAAGGTGATAGCCGTGGTGATATCGATATTGCCAACGAGAACATTAACTATCTTGCCAAACCTACCATTGTTAAATCGCTTAAAGGCCAAGGCGGGGCAGAGCTTGATTCGCTCGCTGGCGTATCTATCCCGGTTAAAGTGACCGGTACCTTCTCTGCACCTAAATACGGCATTGATTTTGCTGCACTGGGTACCGCCATTGCAAAATCTAACCTGATTGATAAAATCGGCGGTGATAAAGCAGGCGCGGTAAAAGCCTTGGTCGGCGGCGAAGGCAACAAAGTGGATGCATTAAAAGGCCTGCTCAACAAAGACAAACCAGCCGATAAAGCCACTGCACCGGCAGACGGCGCGGCAGAACAGCCAAAATCGGCTGAGCAGCTAGCCAAAGAAAAAGCGGAAGAAAAACTTAAAAAAATGTTTAAATTTTAA
- a CDS encoding undecaprenyl-diphosphate phosphatase, with product MDILLLLKAALLGIVEGATEFLPISSTGHLILAGDLLNFMNHEKRNVFDIAIQLGAILAVVWEYRARFTNTFAGIGRDPIANRLIINLAIAFLPLAILGLAFGSIIKAHLFKPVPVALAFIIGAFIILWAEKRTHTITIETVDDIRPADALKLGLAQAVALIPGMSRSGSTIIGGLFFGLSRKAAAEFSFFLAVPTLGMASIYSMYKDRALLSMDDMGAWAMGFIFSFISAMIAVRALIRYVSNHDFTIFAWYRLVFGGIVLLTAYTGLVDWTVH from the coding sequence ATGGATATCTTGTTACTACTGAAAGCCGCATTACTGGGCATCGTTGAGGGTGCAACCGAGTTTTTGCCTATTTCCAGCACCGGGCATTTAATCTTGGCCGGCGACCTGTTGAACTTCATGAACCATGAAAAGCGCAACGTATTTGATATTGCCATACAGCTGGGTGCCATTTTAGCCGTGGTGTGGGAATACCGCGCTCGCTTTACCAACACATTTGCCGGTATAGGACGCGACCCGATTGCTAACCGCTTAATCATTAATCTGGCCATTGCGTTCTTACCGTTAGCTATCTTAGGTTTGGCTTTTGGTAGCATTATTAAAGCCCATCTGTTTAAACCCGTGCCGGTCGCTCTGGCCTTCATTATCGGCGCGTTTATTATTTTGTGGGCAGAAAAACGTACACATACCATCACCATAGAAACGGTGGATGATATTCGCCCAGCAGATGCTTTAAAACTGGGGCTGGCACAAGCGGTGGCGCTAATTCCAGGCATGTCGCGCTCAGGCTCTACCATCATCGGCGGTTTATTTTTTGGCTTATCGCGCAAAGCAGCCGCGGAATTTTCATTTTTCCTCGCTGTCCCAACCCTAGGCATGGCCTCTATTTACTCCATGTACAAAGACCGTGCCCTACTCAGCATGGACGACATGGGCGCTTGGGCAATGGGGTTTATATTTTCGTTCATTAGTGCCATGATTGCGGTTAGAGCGCTTATTCGCTACGTCAGCAACCATGACTTTACGATTTTTGCATGGTATCGCCTGGTGTTTGGCGGCATCGTACTGCTAACAGCTTATACAGGTTTAGTGGACTGGACTGTGCACTAA
- a CDS encoding YidB family protein — MGLFDSLAGAVLSNMGGDKGAMLQIAMDLFKQNGGLEGVLAKFNDAGFPEQAASWISKGNNLPISAEQVTEVLGSDSIAGIAEKLNLSPDNISEKIAEYLPQAIDKMTPNGEVDGNSGNLLSAVMGMLK, encoded by the coding sequence ATGGGATTATTTGATAGTTTAGCTGGCGCAGTGTTAAGCAACATGGGCGGAGATAAAGGCGCCATGCTGCAAATCGCCATGGATTTGTTTAAGCAAAATGGCGGCTTAGAAGGCGTGCTCGCCAAATTTAATGACGCAGGTTTTCCTGAGCAAGCGGCATCTTGGATTAGCAAAGGCAATAACTTGCCGATTTCTGCCGAGCAAGTAACAGAAGTGCTGGGCAGCGACAGCATTGCCGGCATTGCCGAAAAGCTCAATCTCTCGCCTGATAACATCAGCGAAAAAATTGCAGAATACTTGCCACAGGCGATCGACAAAATGACACCAAATGGTGAAGTAGACGGCAACTCTGGTAATTTATTATCAGCCGTCATGGGGATGCTAAAATAA
- a CDS encoding pseudouridine synthase encodes MTTLKITKKPSDTTATTKAPVRRSTTITRDRSVAPAKPQRPSAPEASSPMRASDEQRAPRQSADRQDRPRQDRPYTDSARQDAPRQRNHRHDGTLHSTSREQTPDSRAPSSRPINPDARKPDARKLESMQTTRDRADREGAYRNPPRRGGKVRDGFVASEFDKTRTNKEAFAAKANASQPDLPRLSKVMAERGLCSRREADEWISNGWVKVDGEIIETLGTRIKPDAEIIISSYAQEYQAENVTIILHKPVGYVSGQAEDGYQPAIVLVHPDNQWEDDPELHKHNPKQFHRGMLQGLAPAGRLDIDSTGMLVLTQDGRIARHLIGEDSTVEKEYLVRVTGELSDADMKRLNYGLSLDGEKLKPAKVSWQNEDQLRFVLREGKKRQIRRMCEMVGLHVVGLKRIRMGSITLGKLPVGQWRYLRSDERF; translated from the coding sequence TTGACCACACTTAAAATCACCAAAAAACCTAGCGACACCACTGCTACCACTAAAGCACCGGTGCGCCGCTCAACCACGATTACGCGTGACCGTAGCGTTGCTCCGGCAAAACCACAACGTCCGAGTGCACCTGAGGCAAGCTCGCCTATGCGTGCCAGCGATGAGCAAAGAGCGCCGCGGCAATCTGCGGATAGGCAAGATAGGCCGAGACAAGACAGACCATATACAGACTCAGCAAGACAAGATGCGCCACGTCAGCGGAACCACCGCCACGATGGTACGTTGCACTCAACTTCCCGCGAGCAAACGCCTGATAGCCGTGCGCCATCATCGCGCCCGATTAACCCAGATGCTCGAAAACCAGACGCGCGCAAATTAGAAAGCATGCAAACCACACGTGATAGAGCAGACCGTGAAGGCGCCTACCGCAACCCACCACGCCGTGGCGGTAAAGTGCGCGATGGCTTTGTGGCCAGTGAGTTTGATAAAACCCGTACCAATAAAGAAGCATTTGCCGCCAAAGCTAATGCTAGCCAGCCAGATTTGCCACGCTTATCTAAAGTGATGGCAGAGCGCGGGCTGTGTTCACGCCGTGAAGCGGATGAGTGGATTAGCAACGGCTGGGTAAAAGTAGATGGTGAGATCATTGAAACATTAGGCACACGCATCAAGCCTGATGCCGAAATCATTATCAGCAGTTATGCACAGGAGTATCAGGCTGAAAACGTGACGATTATTCTGCACAAGCCTGTGGGTTATGTGAGCGGTCAGGCGGAAGATGGTTATCAACCGGCTATCGTGCTGGTACACCCAGACAACCAGTGGGAAGACGACCCTGAGCTGCACAAGCACAACCCCAAACAATTTCACCGCGGCATGCTGCAAGGCTTAGCGCCAGCTGGCCGCTTGGATATTGACTCCACCGGTATGTTAGTGCTCACTCAAGATGGCCGCATTGCGCGCCACTTGATTGGTGAAGATTCTACGGTAGAAAAAGAGTATCTGGTGCGCGTCACCGGTGAGCTGAGCGATGCCGACATGAAACGCTTAAATTACGGCCTAAGTTTAGACGGCGAAAAGCTGAAACCAGCCAAAGTAAGCTGGCAAAATGAAGATCAATTACGCTTTGTGCTGCGTGAAGGCAAAAAACGGCAGATTCGTCGCATGTGCGAAATGGTGGGCTTGCATGTCGTTGGCTTAAAACGCATTCGCATGGGCAGCATTACGTTAGGTAAGTTACCGGTAGGACAATGGCGCTATTTACGCAGTGATGAGCGCTTTTAA
- the thiC gene encoding phosphomethylpyrimidine synthase ThiC: protein MNATDKNLTKFLNETASVDESATTPFAKSRKVYVEGSRPDIRVPFREISLSDTPSAFGAEKNPPVVVYDTSGPYTDPTISIDIRNGLPALRTGWITERGDVEQLDGPTSEFGHQRLVDPELSEMRFNLHRKPLRAKAGANVSQMHYARQGIITPEMEFIAIRENQRRENMSELLQTQHPGQDFGANIPKMITPEFVRDEVARGRAIIPANINHPEIEPMIIGRNFLVKINANIGNSALGSSISEEVEKMVWSTRWGGDTVMDLSTGKNIHETREWIIRNSPVPIGTVPIYQALEKVNGKAEDLTWEIFRDTLIEQAEQGVDYFTIHAGVRLAYIPMTAKRMTGIVSRGGSIMAKWCLAHHKESFLYEHFEDICQIMKQYDVSFSLGDGLRPGSIYDANDEAQFAELKTLGELTQIAWKHDVQCMIEGPGHVPMHLIKENMELQLEHCGEAPFYTLGPLTTDIAPGYDHITSGIGAAMIGWYGCAMLCYVTPKEHLGLPDKEDVRVGIITYKIAAHAADLAKGHPGAQIRDNALSKARFEFRWEDQFNLGLDPEKAKEFHDETLPQEGAKQAHFCSMCGPHFCSMKISQDVRDYAAEQGVSEQEALTKGMQEKAIEFVKKGSEVYQKV, encoded by the coding sequence TTGAACGCCACCGATAAAAATCTAACCAAGTTTCTTAATGAAACTGCCTCTGTTGATGAGAGCGCAACCACCCCTTTTGCTAAATCACGCAAAGTATATGTTGAAGGTTCACGCCCAGATATCCGCGTACCATTCCGCGAAATTTCATTAAGCGATACCCCTTCTGCGTTTGGTGCAGAAAAAAACCCACCTGTAGTCGTTTACGACACATCAGGCCCATACACAGACCCAACCATCAGCATTGATATCCGCAACGGCTTGCCAGCTTTGCGTACCGGCTGGATTACGGAACGTGGCGATGTAGAACAATTAGATGGCCCTACTTCTGAATTTGGTCACCAACGCCTAGTTGACCCAGAGCTTTCAGAAATGCGCTTCAACCTGCACCGCAAACCATTGCGCGCAAAAGCTGGCGCTAACGTATCGCAAATGCATTACGCACGCCAAGGCATTATCACCCCAGAAATGGAGTTCATTGCCATTCGTGAAAACCAACGTCGCGAAAACATGAGCGAGCTGTTGCAAACACAGCACCCAGGTCAAGACTTTGGTGCCAACATCCCGAAAATGATTACGCCAGAATTCGTGCGTGATGAAGTTGCTCGTGGCCGCGCGATTATCCCGGCTAACATCAACCACCCTGAAATCGAGCCGATGATTATTGGCCGTAACTTCTTGGTTAAAATCAATGCCAACATCGGTAACTCAGCACTAGGCTCTTCTATTTCTGAAGAAGTAGAGAAAATGGTATGGAGTACACGTTGGGGCGGCGATACCGTGATGGATTTATCAACAGGTAAAAACATCCACGAAACCCGTGAGTGGATCATCCGTAACTCACCAGTGCCTATCGGTACCGTGCCTATCTACCAAGCTTTGGAAAAAGTAAACGGCAAAGCTGAAGACCTGACATGGGAAATCTTCCGCGACACATTGATTGAGCAAGCAGAGCAAGGTGTGGACTACTTTACTATCCATGCAGGCGTACGCTTGGCTTACATTCCAATGACTGCAAAACGTATGACCGGTATCGTGTCACGCGGTGGTTCTATCATGGCGAAATGGTGTTTAGCACACCATAAAGAGTCTTTCTTGTACGAGCACTTTGAAGACATCTGCCAAATCATGAAACAGTACGACGTTTCATTCAGTTTAGGTGATGGCTTACGTCCAGGCTCAATCTACGATGCTAACGATGAAGCACAATTTGCAGAATTGAAAACATTGGGTGAGTTGACACAAATCGCTTGGAAGCACGACGTACAATGTATGATCGAAGGCCCAGGCCACGTACCAATGCACCTGATTAAAGAAAACATGGAACTGCAATTAGAGCATTGCGGTGAAGCACCGTTCTACACATTAGGCCCATTAACCACTGACATCGCACCTGGTTACGACCACATTACTTCAGGTATCGGCGCAGCCATGATTGGCTGGTACGGCTGTGCAATGCTGTGCTACGTAACACCAAAAGAGCACTTAGGCTTACCAGACAAAGAAGACGTACGTGTTGGTATCATTACCTACAAAATCGCAGCACACGCGGCAGACTTGGCAAAAGGTCACCCAGGCGCGCAAATTCGCGACAATGCTTTATCAAAAGCACGTTTCGAATTCCGTTGGGAAGACCAATTCAATCTGGGTCTAGATCCAGAAAAAGCTAAGGAATTCCACGACGAAACCTTGCCACAAGAAGGTGCAAAACAAGCACACTTCTGCTCAATGTGCGGCCCACATTTCTGCTCAATGAAAATCTCGCAAGACGTTCGTGATTACGCAGCTGAGCAAGGTGTTTCAGAGCAAGAAGCGCTGACCAAAGGCATGCAGGAAAAAGCCATCGAGTTCGTGAAAAAAGGCTCAGAGGTTTACCAAAAAGTGTAA